From Plasmodium brasilianum strain Bolivian I chromosome 7, whole genome shotgun sequence, the proteins below share one genomic window:
- a CDS encoding plasmepsin encodes MDTKIKEQHLSKVTGLFFYSFASYYFSTSYKVNRTVQNTNHLSIALKIERSYNRVLKIIINKNLKIFIKETEKYFKSGYTKENYLGRSSNLWVPSKKYTSIGRRDKHLYESSKSNSYEKDGTKESITYGSGTVEGFFNKDLVTLCKPSVPYKFIDLTDKDNLYPIYNEVTVDGILGMGLKGISVGSIDPIALELKNQNKIDKALFSFYLSVQDKQAHYLTIEGA; translated from the exons atggatACTAAGATAAAAGAGCAACATTTATCAAAAG TGACTGGCTTGTTTTTCTATTCATTTGCAAGTTACTACTTTTCAACTAGTTATAAAGTAAACAGAACTGTACAGAACACTAATCACTTAAGTATAGCTTTAAAAATTGAGAGATCTTATAACAGAGTactaaaaattatcattaataaaaacttaaaaattttcataaaagaaacagaaaaatattttaaatccggatatacaaaagaaaattacTTAGGAA GATCATCCAATCTATGGGTACCGagcaaaaaatataccaGTATTGGACGTAGAGACAAACATTTGTACGAATCAAGTAAATCAAATTCATATGAAAAAGATGGTACGAAAGAATCAATAACATACGGTTCAGGAACTGTCGAAGGATTTTTCAATAAAGATTTAGTTACCCTTTGTAAACCTTCCGTACCCTATAAATTTATAGATCTAACAGACAAAGACAACTTATATCCTATATACAATGAAGTAACAGTCGATGGTATATTAGGTATGGGATTGAAAGGTATATCTGTAGGTTCTATTGATCCCATTGCCCTTGAGTTAAAAAATCAGAACAAAATAGATAAAGCCCTTTTCTCCTTTTATTTATCTGTCCAAGACAAACAAGCACATTATTTAACTATAGAAGGAGCATAA
- a CDS encoding fam-m protein, which translates to MEQKIRIILFIKIYVFVLLIWICRLNNDVNKINTILIENYDFFIKLNTRNYRLLAKCKYGMDSNIVELKSGISNSERVSIGKNKPTNRNLLNKAKYYTEFIDCNNGMFDGKYFHYEKKWIKKKDYDDFIEQNRRVRDIALKKIKFRNYGVVVALFFLFLLLGIGLPILQGQGYLQTAGNFLKTQLGLDSAWNVVEECLGKAKYHFFLISFVILIIILAVIIVITIPKILKNNEKYKKIKVMTE; encoded by the exons atggaacaaaaaattaggataatattatttattaaaatttatgtatttgtCCTTTTAATATGGATATGTCGTCTTAACAATGATGTA aataagATTAATACAATTTTGATTGAAAACTACgacttttttataaaattaaatacaagAAATTATAGATTACTagcaaaatgtaaatatggTATGGATTCAAATATTGTAGAGTTAAAAAGTGGTATATCTAATAGTGAAAGAGTTTCtataggaaaaaataagCCAACTAATAGAAATTTATTGAATAAGGCGAAATACTATACAGAATTTATTGATTGTAATAATGGAATGTTTGATGGAAAATATTTCCATTATGAAAAgaaatggataaaaaaaaaggattatgATGATTTTATTGAACAAAATAGGAGAGTTCGTGAtatagctttaaaaaaaataaaatttagaaattaCGGAGTTGTAGTTGcgttatttttcctttttttgttgttggGAATAGGATTACCCATATTACAAGGACAGGGATATTTGCAAACTGCAGGTAATTTTCTGAAAACTCAATTAGGTTTGGACAGTGCGTGGAATGTTGTAGAAGAATGTTTAGGTAAAGcaaaatatcatttttttctaatatcaTTTgtcatattaattattatattagcTGTCATTATAGTAATAACTATTCCTAAgatcttaaaaaataatgaaaaatataaaaaaattaaggtgATGACTGAATAA
- a CDS encoding fam-l protein: protein MRLFIIFNYEYSFLFFWVYFTNLWIKITSLVKNYRLLEKYEQDIDSNIIELKEEMPNNNIKMKNDISYNNEEASKVKKNQSNRNLSKYARRHKKNKKNKSSIFKEKKNLKYLI, encoded by the coding sequence atgcgattatttattatttttaattatgaatattcctttttgtttttttgggtatattttacaaatctttggataaaaattacatccttggtaaaaaattataggttactagaaaaatatgaacaggaTATAGATTCAAATATTATAGagttaaaagaagaaatgccaaataataatataaagatgAAGAATGACATATcttataataatgaagaagCGTCCAAGGTAAAGAAAAATCAATCAAATAGAAATTTATCAAAGTATGCTAGaagacataaaaaaaataagaaaaataaatcatctatatttaaagaaaaaaaaaatttaaagtacTTAATTTAG
- a CDS encoding tryptophan-rich antigen → MKVPYFVFCIFSAFPILSYAADPLKKYLDSSNNPVNVFNNVPQNTTLNNVENIPRSNNVIIQEEWNEWINELELDWRIFSTHMENEKNVWFGEREKQFKEFLKYVEDKWMNHNEDIEKEHNCNILKKSIAWDDDDWIKWINTDGKELCKKNGKIGLLKKTMWFTYNEQIMGEKENLMEWFRKKEDELVKNECRNWVNWEKKKNQLFNEWMNTFFNQWINMKQWNKWFDNSANLN, encoded by the exons atgAAAGTACCGTACTTtgttttttgcatatttagTGCATTCCCTATATTATCATATGCTGCTGATCCTTTAAAGAAATACCTTGAT tCTTCTAACAATCCAgtaaatgtatttaataatGTTCCACAAAATACCACGTTAAATAATGTAGAAAATATACCCAGATCAAATAATGTGATTATTCAAGAGGAGTGGAATGAGTGGATAAACGAATTAGAATTAGACTGGAGAATTTTCAGCACTCACATggagaatgaaaaaaacgtGTGGTTTGGTGAGAGAGAAAAGCAGTTCAAAGAATTCTTAAAGTACGTCGAAGATAAATGGATGAATCATAATGAAGATATTGAAAAAGAAcataattgtaatattttaaaaaaatctaTAGCCTGGGATGATGATGATTGGATAAAGTGGATTAACACAGATGGGAAGGAATTATGCAAAAAGAATGGAAAAATTGGATTACTAAAA AAAACAATGTGGTTCACGTATAATGAACAAATCATGGGCGAAAAAGAGAATTTGATGGAATGGTTCAGAAAGAAAGAAGATGaattagtaaaaaatgaatgcaGAAATTGGGTAaattgggaaaaaaaaaaaaatcaattatttaatgaatggatgaatactttttttaaccAGTGGATAAATATGAAACAATGGAATAAATGGTTCGATAACAGCgcaaatttaaattaa
- a CDS encoding tryptophan-rich antigen, translated as MEPIKDVEGFMPDTSFLRNLTVKNRNHAFSDENLNYPVSEYDGASNAQSKCTKRIGARNIRTSNRIRRYGVGNNWNEWIKNTQHKWMHYNENMEKEYNSDIMKRSKNWNGYQWKEWINEEGKSFIEKDFERWINAKKSYF; from the exons atggaaccAATTAAGGATGTAGAAGGTTTTATGCCAGATACTTCTTTTCTTCGAAATTTAACCGTGAAAAATAGGAACCATGCATTTTCagatgaaaatttaaattatccaGTATCAG AATACGATGGGGCAAGTAATGCGCAATCCAAATGTACCAAAAGAATTGGAGCAAGAAACATTAGAACATCTAACAGAATTAGGAGATATGGA GTAGGAAATAACTGGAATGAATGGATAAAGAATACACAACATAAGTGGATGCATTATAACgaaaatatggaaaaggAATATAATTCCGATATCATGAAAAGATCCAAAAATTGGAACGGTTATCAATGGAAAGAATGGATTAATGAAGAGGGAAAATCGTTTATTGAAAAAGATTTTGAAAGATGGATTAATGCAAAAAAGTC